From one Lycium ferocissimum isolate CSIRO_LF1 chromosome 7, AGI_CSIRO_Lferr_CH_V1, whole genome shotgun sequence genomic stretch:
- the LOC132063380 gene encoding 2-alkenal reductase (NADP(+)-dependent)-like, which produces MTGWEEYSIATAPDQTLFKIHDKDVPLTYYTGILGMPGLTAYVGFYEICSPKKGETVFVSAASGAVGQLVGQFAKISGCYVVGSAGTKQKVDLLKSKFGFDEAFNYKEEQDLDAALKRHFPEGIDIYFENVGGKMLDAVLVNMKVHGRIAGCGMISQYNLEQTEGVHNLFYLISKRIRFQGFIILDHYDLYPKYLEMIIPQIKAGNVKYAEDIAVGLESAPSALVGLFSGRNIGKQVVMVSPE; this is translated from the exons ATGACTGGATGGGAGGAGTATAGTATTGCAACTGCTCCTGATCAGACTCTCTTTAAAATTCATGACAAGGATGTCCCTCTTACCTACTATACAGGAATCCTTG GGATGCCTGGGCTGACAGCTTATGTTGGTTTTTATGAGATTTGCTCCCCCAAGAAGGGAGAAACTGTCTTTGTTTCAGCTGCTTCTGGAGCAGTTGGTCAGCTTGTTGGCCAATTTGCAAAGATCAGCGGTTGCTATGTTGTCGGTAGTGCTGGAACCAAACAAAAG GTTGATCTGTTGAAGAGCAAATTTGGTTTTGATGAAGCTTTTAACTACAAAGAGGAGCAGGATTTGGATGCAGCTTTGAAGAG GCACTTCCCTGAAGGAATTGACATCTATTTTGAGAATGTTGGAGGGAAGATGCTTGATGCAGTTCTTGTGAATATGAAAGTCCATGGGCGTATTGCCGGGTGTGGGATGATCTCGCAATACAACCTTGAGCAGACTGAAGGAGTCCACAACTTGTTCTACCTCATTTCAAAACGAATCCGCTTTCAAGGATTTATCATTTTGGACCACTATGATCTCTACCCGAAATATTTGGAAATGATCATTCCACAAATAAAGGCTGGTAACGTCAAGTACGCGGAAGACATAGCCGTAGGTCTCGAAAGTGCTCCCAGTGCTCTAGTTGGTCTCTTCTCAGGTCGCAATATTGGGAAGCAAGTTGTGATGGTTTCGCCAGAATGA
- the LOC132063381 gene encoding dual specificity protein phosphatase 1-like, which yields MAQALEFHRGQIEALMRAMSVAKIIREDKDPCMIEEGLYLGSFGAANNKDALKRLNLTHILTIARELNPPYPNEFVYKVLAVHDRVDVNISHYFEECFDFIEEAKRQGGGVLVHCFAGKSRSATIVIAYLMKKHGMSHSEAFQLVKSRRPVVSPNAGFMTQLENYDKTLKDMNTPNVTM from the exons ATGGCTCAAGCTCTGGAATTTCATCGTGGGCAAATTGAAGCTCTAATGCGTGCAATGTCTGTAGCAAAAATCATTAGAGAAGATAAGGATCCTTGTATGATTGAAGAG GGTCTCTATTTGGGGTCTTTCGGAGCTGCCAACAATAAAGATgcactcaaaagattgaatctAACTCATATTTTGACGATTGCCAGAGAATTAAATCCTCCTTATCCAAATGAGTTTGTGTACAAAGTCCTTGCTG TACATGACAGAGTTGATGTAAATATTTCACATTACTTTGAGGAATGCTTCGATTTCATTGAAGAAGCAAAAAGACAGGGTGGCGGTGTGTTGGTGCATTGCTTTGCAGGAAAATCCAGAAG TGCAACCATAGTCATCGCTTATCTGATGAAAAAGCATGGTATGAGCCACTCCGAAGCTTTTCAGCTTGTCAAGAGTAGAAGACCAGTCGTTTCTCCCAATGCTGGTTTTATGACACAGCTGGAAAACTATGATAAAACCCTTAAAG ATATGAATACTCCAAATGTTACGATGTGA
- the LOC132061927 gene encoding uncharacterized protein LOC132061927, translating to MPLNENNDLTVDLTVKSCTGKNFDMFRLILKSMGWRISLGKVVLGVFGSAYQEFGTARFQMKMLPALDVILVSFPTVVLNKPARTSKTAKEAKKVGKGGKDNSETGLVELVGKSYKGDKLLVDLQSKTMSKKHKQSLCLVWFVHCVLMAKDTSLNIPLGLLKLAEDYEAFNNHGWGRESFKLTVDYLSKELKPTVKTVNLYGFPWAFMAWAFEAIPHLRQQVKDYPSEVSFPRMLRWLTAKSNTRLSVDLFNPPLEEVVHPWLVPTVRELEMPFLASFEPLQSVPDKMIEGIKLELAGVTAIKRESVVVDVGGGGVVAGGQPAVDDVAAEIAGEKIIDDDVDFGRQTPIGGVVGGQTPIGGDVGGQTPIDGDVSCGGFGGRFSFVGADTSKCACECTYCKRRMDDLIKNVEELVNAQKDTNSAFTEFVIQEGVNPSKKRPHPILLFAFATKEKQFPRRLPMLGQGNLLHPTKYRRC from the exons ATGCcgttgaatgaaaataatgatttgaccgTTGATCTTACGGTCAAATCGTGCACGGGTAAGAACTTTGATATGTTTAGGCTAATTCTTAAAAGCATGGGTTGGAGGATTTCTTTAGGAAAAGTTGTTTTGGGTGTATTTGGATCGGCTTACCAAGAATTTGGCACTGCAcggtttcaaatgaaaatg TTACCGGCCTTAGATGTCATCCTTGTGAGCTTCCCTACCGTTGTATTGAATAAGCCAGCCCGGACTAGTAAGACAGCCAAAGAAGCCAAGAAAGTAGGAAAGGGTGGAAAAGATAACAGTGAAACTGGTTTGGTGGAGTTAGTTGGGAAAAGCTACAAAGGAGATAAGCTGCTTGTAGATTTGCAGTCCAAAACCATGTCAAAAAAGCATAAGCAGTCCTTGTGTTTAGTTTGGTTTGTGCACTGTGTTCTTATGGCAAAAGATACAAGTCTGAACATACCACTTGGTTTGCTTAAACTTGCGGAGGACTATGAGGCATTCAACAACCATGGATGGGGCCGGGAAAGCTTCAAGTTGACTGTTGACTACTTATCGAAAGAGCTTAAGCCAACAGTGAAGACAGTCAATCTATATGGCTTCCCTTGGGCTTTCATG GCTTGGGCATTTGAAGCCATTCCTCACCTCCGACAACAAGTGAAGGACTACCCTTCAGAAGTGTCTTTTCCAAGAATGCTTAGATGGCTGACTGCAAAGAGCAACACTAGATTGAGTGTTGATCTTTTTAACCCTCCTTtggaagag GTTGTGCACCCATGGCTTGTCCCGACAGTACGGGAGTTGGAGATGCCATTCCTTGCTTCCTTTGAGCCCTTACAATCTGTTCCTGATAAAATGATTGAGGGGATAAAATTAGAATTGGCTGGAGTGACAGCCATCAAAAGGGAATCAGTTGTGGTagatgttggtggtggtggtgttgttgCTGGTGGTCAGCCTGCTGTTGATGACGTTGCGGCAGAAATTGCCGGTGAAAAAATAatagatgatgatgttgattttggtaGACAAACTCCAATTGGTGGTGTTGTTGGTGGACAAACTCCAATTGGTGGTGATGTCGGTGGACAAACTCCAATTGATGGAGATGTTAGTTGTGGCGGATTTGGTGGTagattttcctttgttggtGCCGACACATCGAAATGTGCTTGTGAATGCACCTATTGCAAGCGGCGAATGgatgatttgataaaaaatgtTGAGGAGTTGGTGAATGCACAAAAAGACACAAATTCTGCTTTTACAGAGTTTGTTATCCAAGAGGGTGTCAATCCATCCAAGAAGCGACCTCACCCTATACTCCTATTCGCATTCGCAACGAAGGAAAAGCAATTTCCAAGGCGGTTGCCGATGTTAGGTCAAGGAAATCTTCTACACCCCACAAAGTACCGCCGTTGTTGA